The Sphingomonas aliaeris genome segment GAGTTCGGGGGCGGTTCGGGCGCGGGTGGCGGCGGTGCGATCGCCGTCGGGTGCGCCGTAGACGAAGCCGTAAACGGGGTAGGTCCCGCCGCCGAGGCCGTCCATGTCGCGATACCAGACCTTCACCTCGGTCCAGTCGTTGCGGGGCGAGACGTCGGTCAGCGTGACATCCTGTTCGGCATGGCCGCGCTTGCCGTTCTGGCGCGACCAGTTGGCGTGCGTGACCATGACGACGCGGCGCGTGACGACGCGGCTGACGACGGCGACATGGCCGAAGCGGAGGCGGCTGGATTTTTTCGAACACGACGACGGCGCCGACCTGCGGCACGGCACCGCGCTTGTAACGGCCATCGGCCTGGCCCCACCATGTCCATGCGTCGCCGAATATCTGGATACCGGAGGCGGCGCGGGCGAAGGGGACGCATTCGCCGACATAACCGAGCAGCGAGGACGCGCGTGCGGGCGCGACGGCGACGCACGCTGCCGCGACGACGCTCATTGCCCATACGACGGCCCGATGCACTGCTTGCGATCCCCTATTGCGTCCCGGTCGCGGGGAGCGTGGCGGGAAATGGTTAACAAGAAGTTAATTTTTGGCGCCGACGTTTGAAACCGCCTGCCTGCCGGTCGCTGTTTCCCGAGCCGCATCAGACCGGCAAAGCCGTCTCCGTCTTGATTTCCTCCATTACAGCATAGGTGTGAGTCTGCGCGATGCCGGCGATCGATCCCAGTTCCTCTCCCAGAATGCGGCGGTAATCTGCCATGTCGCGGCAGCGGATCTTGAGCAGATAATCGAACCCGCCCGCGACCATGTGGCATTCGGTAATCGATGCGAAGGACTGGATCGACGTCGCGAAGCTGCCGAACACATCCGTCGTCGTGCGGTCCAGCGTGACCTGCACGAACACTGTCAGCCCGAGATCCAGCCGTGTCGGATCGAGCCGCGCGGCATAGCCGGTGATAAAGCCGTCACGTTCGAGCCGCCGCACGCGTTCCTGGCACGGGGTCGGCGTCAGCCCGACCGCGCGGGCCAGTGCCAGGTTCGACATCCTACCGTCCTCTTGCAGCGCGCGGAGGATGCGACGATCGAGGGCGTCGAGGCGGTGGGATGATGACATGGCGGAATTCCTGCATTCTGCGTCGAGCGCAGGATATTTGCCTGTTCGCGGCGCGATATGTCCACTTTATTCGCTGGCGGGGGAGAGGATAAAGGACGATCTCTACTCAACAGGACGCGCCCGCATGACCACGCCCTCCATTGCCTCGCTCGATCGCTCCGCAGTTCATGC includes the following:
- a CDS encoding Lrp/AsnC ligand binding domain-containing protein, whose translation is MSSSHRLDALDRRILRALQEDGRMSNLALARAVGLTPTPCQERVRRLERDGFITGYAARLDPTRLDLGLTVFVQVTLDRTTTDVFGSFATSIQSFASITECHMVAGGFDYLLKIRCRDMADYRRILGEELGSIAGIAQTHTYAVMEEIKTETALPV